The following are from one region of the Mycetohabitans rhizoxinica HKI 454 genome:
- the murD gene encoding UDP-N-acetylmuramoyl-L-alanine--D-glutamate ligase, with protein sequence MFGEKFGERQRPTTLVLGLGESGLAMARWCARHGCRLRVADTRAAPPNLSQWAALGIDAEFVGGAFSPALLDGGIELVAISPGLSPLGADLAALIGAARERGIDVWGELEFFAQALRALATDGYQPKVLAVTGTNGKTTTTALTGLLCERAGRSVAVAGNISPAMLDKLAEAIDAAKLPDVWVLELSSFQLETSHTFEPDAAVILNITQDHLDWHGGLDAYAAAKGRIFGLRTLRVLNRDDARVMACVPAGDAIAPYWTFGLNVPQNDGDYGIQRDGGIAWLLQAHERNDASEQRAMHRRRKSGGLAPDIALKRLMPVDALRIRGLHNATNAMAALALAQSIGLPLAALLHGLREYRGEPHRVEWIGSIDGVDYIDDSKGTNVGATVAALDGLAQRIVLIAGGDGKGQDFAPLAAPVARWCRAVMLIGRDAPALRAALADTGVELALHPSLQAATRAAAAVAQPGDAVLLSPACASLDMFSGYAQRAQVFRSEIEDIAADKGGVL encoded by the coding sequence ATGTTCGGTGAGAAGTTCGGAGAACGGCAACGCCCGACGACGCTCGTGCTGGGGCTCGGCGAATCGGGGCTGGCGATGGCGCGCTGGTGCGCGCGCCACGGTTGTCGTTTGCGCGTGGCCGATACCCGCGCCGCGCCGCCGAACCTGTCGCAATGGGCGGCGCTGGGCATCGACGCGGAATTCGTCGGCGGTGCGTTCAGTCCCGCGCTGCTCGATGGCGGTATCGAGTTAGTGGCCATCAGTCCCGGTTTGTCGCCGCTTGGTGCGGACCTGGCTGCACTGATTGGCGCGGCCCGCGAGCGCGGCATTGACGTGTGGGGCGAGCTAGAGTTCTTTGCGCAGGCGTTGCGCGCACTGGCTACTGACGGTTACCAGCCCAAGGTGCTGGCGGTCACGGGCACGAACGGCAAGACGACGACCACGGCGCTCACCGGGTTACTGTGCGAGCGGGCCGGCAGGAGCGTCGCGGTGGCCGGCAACATCAGTCCGGCCATGCTGGACAAGCTGGCCGAGGCCATCGACGCGGCGAAGCTGCCTGACGTCTGGGTGTTGGAGCTGTCTAGCTTCCAACTCGAGACATCGCACACGTTCGAACCTGATGCAGCTGTCATCCTCAACATCACGCAGGACCATTTGGACTGGCATGGCGGACTGGACGCCTATGCTGCTGCAAAGGGGCGGATCTTCGGGCTGCGTACGCTGCGCGTATTGAACCGCGATGATGCGCGCGTGATGGCATGCGTGCCGGCCGGCGATGCCATTGCGCCGTATTGGACCTTTGGACTCAACGTGCCGCAGAACGATGGCGACTACGGTATCCAACGCGATGGCGGCATCGCATGGCTGCTCCAGGCACATGAGCGCAACGACGCATCCGAACAACGCGCGATGCATCGCCGTCGCAAGAGTGGTGGGCTCGCGCCCGATATCGCGCTTAAGCGGCTCATGCCTGTCGATGCCCTGCGCATTCGCGGCTTGCATAACGCGACCAATGCGATGGCCGCGCTTGCGCTGGCACAGTCGATTGGCCTGCCGCTCGCCGCGTTGCTGCACGGCTTGCGCGAGTACCGCGGCGAGCCGCATCGCGTCGAGTGGATTGGATCGATCGACGGCGTCGACTATATCGATGACAGCAAAGGTACCAACGTCGGCGCGACCGTGGCCGCGCTCGACGGCCTCGCGCAGCGGATCGTATTAATCGCGGGCGGTGACGGCAAGGGCCAGGATTTTGCGCCGCTTGCGGCGCCAGTGGCGCGCTGGTGCCGGGCTGTGATGCTGATCGGCCGCGATGCGCCGGCGCTGCGCGCGGCACTGGCCGATACCGGCGTCGAATTGGCTCTGCATCCGAGCCTGCAGGCGGCGACGCGTGCCGCGGCAGCCGTCGCCCAGCCCGGGGATGCGGTGCTGCTGTCTCCCGCGTGCGCAAGCCTGGACATGTTTTCCGGATAT